In one window of Fictibacillus phosphorivorans DNA:
- a CDS encoding glycosyl hydrolase family 28-related protein, which translates to MLSLDKQHDPLTNKNLIKQIRKKHAHTESIDLKTSENLFKDSSKKYNAQQRNSLEWIKYATKSMVIKRAPYYDVDTTDWEKDEQDNIYPRWILKLNGQYEMLYRYIKEEVNVLDYGAVGDGITDNTEAFKKAIGKGRVIVRIPAGKFITKGIKLPSWTILLGEGKGKTTLQLHDDCPKGEWLITNKNHYKGNRNIAVKGMTLDWNIERLNPEEKSSAGNNRSSCMTFANVTYGWMFDLEAVNPGLHGFDVSSSLYTYLGDGTRSRGGSKYIWLDNLNGYGFGDDGITTHHSEYIFISNSHMCDPSGRSHKKGFSNSNGIEIDDGSHNVWLLNNSTARCFGGVEIKAHHNASAASNVHIYGHLSVNDNRSYNFRHIGHHKDIDPESKTAHHISATNLFSIAPIYTELYKESTPRSLVVSGYNHVVINGLTVLGDRTYNYDGHPLIAIQYRAHNVILNDVVVKDFTTSGPAVKVYGGPHRANDVTLKGIRCDHHIIKAIDIASDIEKAVTDEIVIEKETSSST; encoded by the coding sequence ATGCTTTCATTAGATAAACAACATGATCCACTTACAAACAAAAACTTAATAAAACAAATAAGAAAGAAACATGCTCATACAGAATCTATTGATTTAAAAACTTCAGAGAATCTGTTTAAAGATTCGTCTAAAAAATATAATGCACAGCAAAGAAATTCTCTTGAATGGATCAAATACGCGACAAAAAGCATGGTAATAAAAAGAGCTCCCTATTACGACGTTGATACCACGGATTGGGAAAAAGACGAGCAAGACAATATCTATCCAAGATGGATCTTAAAGCTAAATGGGCAGTACGAGATGCTTTATCGTTATATAAAAGAGGAAGTGAACGTATTAGATTATGGAGCAGTTGGGGACGGAATAACTGATAATACGGAGGCTTTTAAAAAAGCAATCGGAAAAGGAAGAGTCATTGTACGGATTCCAGCAGGAAAATTCATAACAAAAGGCATCAAATTGCCTTCTTGGACGATACTTTTAGGGGAAGGAAAAGGGAAAACGACCCTACAACTGCATGATGATTGTCCTAAAGGAGAATGGCTGATCACGAACAAGAATCACTATAAAGGTAACCGAAACATAGCCGTAAAAGGAATGACTCTAGATTGGAACATTGAACGCCTAAATCCTGAAGAAAAATCAAGTGCAGGAAACAATCGATCAAGCTGTATGACCTTCGCAAACGTCACTTATGGATGGATGTTTGACCTAGAAGCTGTTAATCCAGGGCTGCACGGGTTTGATGTGTCTTCTTCGCTATATACTTACCTCGGGGACGGTACTCGTTCAAGAGGAGGAAGTAAATACATCTGGTTAGACAATCTCAATGGCTACGGCTTTGGGGATGATGGTATTACCACACACCACAGTGAGTATATCTTTATTTCGAATTCCCATATGTGTGACCCCAGCGGAAGGTCCCATAAGAAAGGATTTTCGAACTCTAATGGCATTGAAATCGATGACGGTTCTCATAATGTTTGGCTACTAAACAACTCAACAGCACGCTGCTTTGGAGGTGTTGAGATTAAAGCACATCATAACGCTTCTGCCGCTTCAAACGTACACATCTATGGTCACTTATCCGTAAATGATAACCGATCCTACAACTTTCGTCATATCGGCCATCATAAGGATATAGATCCTGAATCGAAAACAGCTCATCATATCTCTGCAACTAATCTCTTTAGCATCGCTCCTATTTATACTGAGCTCTATAAAGAATCAACACCTCGTAGCCTTGTGGTATCAGGATATAACCATGTTGTTATCAATGGTTTAACGGTACTCGGTGATCGGACATATAACTATGATGGACACCCGCTAATCGCCATTCAATATCGTGCTCACAACGTCATTCTGAACGATGTTGTCGTAAAAGATTTTACAACCTCTGGACCTGCAGTAAAAGTATACGGAGGACCGCATCGGGCCAATGATGTAACGCTAAAAGGCATTCGTTGCGATCACCATATTATTAAGGCGATAGATATTGCTTCAGACATCGAGAAAGCTGTAACTGATGAGATTGTTATTGAAAAAGAGACATCTAGCAGTACCTAG
- a CDS encoding GNAT family N-acetyltransferase, producing MKNLVTCRVVGVMELTDDFLNEFNRYQVTKQVWYVEDKSYKVKDDYFMDDWSPERKIQVIEELRRCLSSGGVVVAAWLQKQLVGFANIESERFGSEAQYVELPYLHVTNEIRGMGIGKKLFSLCCQEAKRFGGKKLYIAAHPSIESQSFYSAVGCSPAEEVIECIFKREPLDIQLEKAL from the coding sequence ATGAAGAACCTTGTCACGTGTAGGGTAGTAGGCGTTATGGAACTAACGGATGATTTTTTAAACGAATTCAATCGATATCAAGTAACAAAACAAGTATGGTATGTAGAGGATAAATCCTACAAAGTTAAGGATGATTATTTTATGGATGACTGGTCGCCTGAAAGGAAGATTCAGGTCATCGAAGAGTTAAGAAGATGTTTAAGCAGCGGGGGAGTGGTTGTGGCAGCATGGCTACAGAAGCAGTTAGTGGGCTTTGCGAATATTGAAAGTGAACGCTTTGGTTCCGAAGCGCAATATGTAGAGCTGCCATACCTACATGTCACAAATGAGATACGGGGTATGGGGATAGGGAAGAAGCTTTTTTCTCTTTGCTGCCAAGAAGCGAAGAGGTTTGGTGGTAAGAAACTCTATATCGCAGCGCATCCGTCTATTGAATCACAATCGTTTTATAGTGCTGTAGGGTGTTCTCCAGCCGAAGAAGTGATTGAGTGTATCTTCAAAAGAGAGCCATTAGACATTCAACTTGAAAAAGCGCTATAA
- a CDS encoding endonuclease MutS2, translating into MNTQTINMLEYNKIKEQLASHALNKATKEQIEKLQPSSNLSVIQSWMLDTTEAKRILEKSASVPIANLNGLEQVLEIPKKGLNLSPEQLTLIFGLLENVSRMQRFMKDKASVGPSVSSYAYSMFDLSDLKEEIYRCIRNGRVDDHASKALLKVRKKITVVEERIKSKLDNMMKSSVYRDMLQDQIVSMRDGRYVIPVKSKYKRNIDGQVLDSSSSGATVYIEPHDIRKLQTEISMLRAEEEIEISMILGVLTGMVASYERELHITIEAMIHYDFIFAKAKYSRTLDAKSVALNQENRIKIVNGKHPLIGEKCVPLHFNLGINYQSLIITGPNTGGKTVAIKTVGLLTLMVQIGLHVPVDEGSEFAVFRDVFVDIGDGQSIEQSLSTFSSHMTTIISILKDAGPQDLVILDELGAGTDPSEGMGLAVAILERLYSKGSMILATTHYSEIKEFASVTPGFENGSMDFNLETLQPTYSLIIGKAGKSQAFSIAKKLGMDDEIIHRAQLISGKESYPHVDKDDSSMFSTDEFIQHKNLRDKAQSKVKKYQEKPLKTGEQLGEVFHIGDRVFVSSLKAAGIVYKLENDHGELGVLVGESKHIIHKKRLKLHIESKMLYPDNYDMDIVFESKENRKKNNSMNKRHIEGLSIEREDH; encoded by the coding sequence TTGAATACACAAACCATAAACATGCTTGAATATAACAAGATTAAAGAGCAACTTGCATCTCATGCATTAAATAAAGCTACAAAAGAACAAATAGAAAAGCTCCAACCTTCTTCAAACCTGTCTGTGATTCAATCATGGATGCTCGATACGACAGAGGCAAAACGCATTTTAGAGAAGAGTGCCAGTGTTCCTATCGCTAATCTCAACGGTTTGGAGCAAGTTTTAGAGATACCGAAAAAGGGATTGAATCTATCCCCTGAACAACTCACATTAATTTTTGGACTTTTAGAAAACGTGAGCCGAATGCAGCGATTTATGAAAGACAAGGCTTCTGTAGGACCCAGCGTATCTTCTTATGCGTATTCTATGTTTGACCTAAGTGATCTAAAAGAAGAAATCTACCGTTGTATTCGTAACGGTAGAGTCGATGACCATGCTAGTAAAGCTTTGTTGAAAGTAAGAAAAAAGATCACCGTTGTCGAAGAAAGAATTAAATCCAAGCTTGATAATATGATGAAGTCCTCTGTTTACCGTGATATGCTGCAAGATCAGATCGTTTCCATGAGAGATGGTCGTTATGTTATTCCTGTTAAGAGCAAATATAAGCGTAATATTGACGGTCAAGTACTCGATAGTTCTTCAAGTGGCGCTACCGTGTATATAGAACCTCATGATATTCGTAAACTTCAAACCGAGATCAGTATGCTTAGAGCGGAAGAGGAGATCGAGATCTCTATGATTCTAGGCGTGCTAACAGGTATGGTTGCGAGTTATGAGAGGGAATTGCACATTACGATCGAAGCGATGATTCATTACGATTTTATCTTTGCAAAAGCGAAGTATAGCAGAACGTTAGATGCGAAATCAGTAGCGTTAAATCAAGAGAACAGAATAAAGATTGTTAACGGCAAACATCCTCTGATCGGTGAAAAATGTGTACCACTGCATTTTAATCTTGGCATAAACTATCAGTCACTCATCATCACTGGACCTAATACGGGTGGAAAGACGGTAGCTATCAAAACAGTTGGTTTATTAACTCTAATGGTTCAAATAGGGCTCCACGTACCTGTTGATGAAGGAAGTGAATTTGCCGTATTTAGAGACGTTTTTGTTGATATCGGAGATGGGCAAAGCATCGAACAATCTTTAAGTACGTTTTCTTCTCATATGACAACGATTATTTCCATTTTAAAAGATGCAGGACCACAGGATTTAGTCATTTTAGATGAACTAGGTGCAGGAACGGATCCTTCTGAAGGAATGGGGCTTGCCGTTGCTATCCTTGAGAGATTGTACAGCAAAGGAAGTATGATTTTAGCAACCACTCATTATAGTGAAATAAAAGAATTTGCTTCCGTTACACCTGGATTTGAAAACGGATCGATGGATTTTAATCTTGAGACGCTTCAACCTACGTATTCTCTAATTATAGGTAAAGCAGGTAAGAGTCAGGCTTTCTCGATCGCAAAGAAATTGGGGATGGACGATGAAATTATCCACCGTGCACAACTCATCTCAGGAAAAGAAAGTTATCCACATGTGGATAAAGATGATAGTTCTATGTTTTCCACAGATGAATTTATCCAACATAAGAACTTGCGTGATAAAGCTCAGTCAAAAGTGAAAAAATATCAGGAGAAACCACTAAAAACGGGAGAACAGCTAGGAGAAGTTTTTCATATTGGAGATCGCGTATTTGTATCAAGTCTTAAAGCGGCAGGAATTGTTTACAAGCTAGAGAATGATCATGGAGAACTAGGTGTATTGGTTGGAGAAAGTAAGCATATCATTCACAAAAAGCGATTAAAACTTCATATTGAGAGTAAAATGCTGTATCCAGACAATTATGATATGGACATTGTATTTGAATCAAAAGAAAATAGGAAAAAGAACAATTCCATGAATAAGCGACATATTGAAGGTCTTTCTATCGAGAGGGAAGATCACTAA
- the rlmN gene encoding 23S rRNA (adenine(2503)-C(2))-methyltransferase RlmN, whose translation MNKNSIYGLTIEQLTEWLGQHGYKPYRAAQVWNYLYRERVTAFTEMIDIKADCIELLTENFTIQTLREHVKQEASDGTVKFLFKLNDGNLIETVLMRHKYGLSVCVTTQVGCNIGCSFCASGLLTKTRDLSSGEIVEQIMNVQHHLDAAGEGEKVSHIVVMGIGEPFDNFQNMIDFLKIMIDQKGLAIGSRHITVSTSGIVNKMYEFADVNIPVNLALSLHAPNNELRTKIMKINRAFPVEKLMDAINYYIEKTNRRITIEYILLKDVNDHVEEAVELAALFQDKKKKTYINLIPYNPVDEHSQYQRSDQESVLAFYDTLKKNGINCKIRQEHGTDIDAACGQLRSKQIKKDKDQSIKS comes from the coding sequence ATGAACAAAAATTCCATTTATGGATTAACGATTGAACAACTTACAGAATGGCTTGGACAGCATGGCTATAAACCATATCGTGCAGCACAAGTATGGAACTATTTATATAGAGAACGGGTAACCGCTTTTACGGAAATGATCGATATTAAAGCAGACTGTATTGAATTATTAACCGAAAACTTTACGATTCAAACGCTTCGGGAGCACGTTAAGCAGGAAGCTTCTGATGGGACAGTTAAATTTCTATTCAAATTGAATGATGGCAATTTGATCGAAACCGTGCTGATGAGACATAAATACGGTTTATCTGTTTGTGTAACCACTCAAGTCGGTTGCAACATCGGATGCAGTTTCTGCGCAAGTGGTCTGTTAACGAAAACACGGGATCTATCAAGTGGGGAAATTGTAGAGCAGATCATGAACGTGCAGCATCATTTAGACGCTGCAGGCGAAGGAGAAAAGGTAAGTCATATCGTTGTTATGGGAATCGGTGAGCCTTTCGATAACTTCCAAAACATGATTGATTTCCTTAAAATCATGATCGATCAAAAAGGTCTAGCGATCGGTTCAAGGCATATCACTGTCTCAACAAGCGGGATCGTGAACAAAATGTACGAGTTTGCAGATGTGAACATCCCAGTCAATCTTGCATTATCTCTTCACGCACCGAACAATGAACTGCGTACAAAAATTATGAAGATCAACCGAGCTTTCCCTGTTGAAAAGCTGATGGATGCGATCAACTACTATATCGAGAAAACAAATCGTAGAATTACGATCGAATACATTCTATTAAAAGATGTAAATGATCATGTAGAAGAAGCAGTAGAACTTGCAGCTCTTTTCCAAGATAAAAAGAAAAAAACATATATTAACTTAATTCCATATAACCCAGTCGATGAGCATAGCCAGTATCAGCGAAGTGACCAAGAATCGGTTCTAGCGTTTTATGATACGCTCAAGAAGAACGGAATCAACTGTAAGATTCGTCAAGAGCATGGTACAGATATCGATGCAGCCTGCGGCCAGTTGAGAAGTAAACAGATCAAGAAGGATAAAGATCAATCGATTAAGTCTTAA
- a CDS encoding peptide MFS transporter produces MSDINRQKIVDSVPQKGFFGHPKGLFTLFFTEFWERFSYYGMRAILIYYMYYEVSKGGLGLEESTALAIMSIYGSLVYMSGVIGGWLADRVFGTSRALFYGGILIMIGHIVLAVLPGDLTMLFISMVFIVIGTGLLKPNVSSVVGDIYAPGDTRRDAGFSIFYMGINLGAFISPLIVGEVAKKSFHLGFGIAAVGMLLGLIVFALTKKKNLGLAGTYVPNPLTPAEKKKVSIIVGISAVVLAVILGTTIPAGIFTLDVFITLVGIFGIAIPTIYFVVMYRSPKTTSDERSRIIAYIPLFIAAVMFWAIQEQGSTILAAYADKRTDLTFAGLEISPAWFQSLNPLFIITLAPLFAWMWVKLGTRQPSVPKKFALSLLFAGLSFLVILLPAYFGGEDSLVSPLWLVLSYFIVVIGELLLSPVGLSATTKLAPAAFSAQTMSLWFLASAAAQAINAQIVKFYSAETEMMYFGTIGGAAIVLSLILFVISPKIQEKMKGIR; encoded by the coding sequence ATGTCAGACATCAATAGACAGAAAATTGTGGATAGTGTCCCGCAAAAAGGATTCTTTGGACACCCTAAAGGTTTATTCACTCTTTTCTTCACAGAGTTTTGGGAGCGCTTTTCTTACTACGGAATGCGTGCAATCCTTATTTACTACATGTACTATGAAGTTTCAAAAGGTGGTCTAGGCTTAGAAGAGTCCACTGCACTCGCAATCATGTCCATTTATGGTTCACTTGTATATATGTCCGGTGTAATCGGTGGTTGGTTAGCAGACAGAGTTTTTGGTACATCTAGAGCGTTATTCTATGGTGGTATTTTGATCATGATTGGTCATATCGTCCTAGCTGTATTACCAGGCGATCTGACTATGCTGTTTATTTCCATGGTCTTTATCGTTATTGGTACAGGTTTACTTAAACCTAACGTATCCAGTGTTGTGGGTGATATTTATGCTCCTGGCGATACTCGTCGTGATGCAGGTTTTAGTATCTTCTACATGGGGATCAACCTTGGTGCTTTCATCTCTCCATTAATCGTTGGGGAAGTTGCTAAAAAGAGCTTCCACTTAGGTTTCGGTATCGCAGCAGTCGGTATGTTATTAGGACTAATCGTATTTGCGCTAACGAAGAAAAAGAATCTTGGGCTTGCAGGTACGTATGTGCCTAACCCATTAACTCCAGCTGAGAAGAAGAAAGTATCAATCATCGTTGGTATTTCTGCCGTTGTACTAGCTGTTATCTTAGGAACAACCATTCCAGCAGGTATTTTCACACTTGATGTATTCATTACATTAGTCGGTATTTTTGGTATCGCGATTCCTACCATCTACTTTGTGGTTATGTATCGTAGTCCAAAAACAACTTCAGATGAGCGTTCACGAATTATTGCGTACATTCCGCTATTCATCGCTGCTGTTATGTTCTGGGCGATCCAAGAACAAGGTTCAACGATTCTTGCAGCTTATGCGGACAAGCGTACAGATTTAACATTTGCAGGACTAGAGATTTCACCAGCTTGGTTCCAATCTCTTAATCCTTTATTCATCATTACTCTTGCTCCACTATTCGCATGGATGTGGGTAAAACTTGGTACACGTCAACCGTCTGTACCTAAGAAATTTGCACTAAGCTTATTATTTGCTGGATTATCTTTCTTAGTTATTCTTCTTCCTGCTTACTTTGGTGGAGAAGATTCACTAGTAAGTCCATTATGGTTAGTGCTTAGTTACTTTATCGTTGTTATCGGTGAGCTTCTATTGTCTCCAGTAGGACTTTCTGCAACAACGAAGCTTGCTCCAGCAGCGTTCTCTGCACAAACAATGAGCTTATGGTTCTTAGCAAGTGCAGCTGCACAAGCGATCAACGCACAAATCGTTAAGTTCTATTCTGCAGAAACAGAAATGATGTACTTCGGTACGATCGGTGGAGCTGCGATTGTGTTATCACTAATCCTATTTGTCATCTCACCTAAGATCCAAGAGAAGATGAAAGGTATTCGTTAA
- a CDS encoding DUF1761 domain-containing protein, whose amino-acid sequence MEINGVQINITAIIAGGLLYMIYGGIYYSTILGKKKDNGETGPFKYIFSVIVAFVSSFLMSYLIGLMGAESAAEGLMVGFIIGIIITMVYYKNKLFGLLTRKSFIIAIGDHLVIFTLLGLLHGWMN is encoded by the coding sequence ATGGAAATAAACGGAGTACAAATAAACATAACAGCGATTATCGCTGGGGGACTTTTATATATGATTTACGGAGGGATCTACTATTCAACGATACTCGGTAAGAAAAAGGATAATGGTGAGACAGGACCTTTTAAATACATTTTTTCTGTAATCGTTGCCTTTGTCAGCTCATTTCTAATGTCTTATCTTATCGGCTTAATGGGAGCTGAAAGTGCAGCAGAAGGACTCATGGTTGGGTTCATCATAGGGATCATAATTACGATGGTCTATTATAAAAACAAACTTTTTGGTCTACTGACAAGAAAGTCTTTTATCATTGCAATCGGAGATCACCTAGTGATTTTCACCCTACTTGGATTGTTGCATGGATGGATGAATTAA
- a CDS encoding AraC family transcriptional regulator — protein MNVEWEQRKQIFKVLEYIEEHVEDSLPLEKLAVISTYSPFHFQRIFKSIVGETPAAYVKRFRLENAAHRLIYETYIPITQVAMLCGFSSLSYFTYSFQSYFKTSPKNWREGAYLQQFPREYEDSKKSKQVRNPSKVMEINAPYNEFKWLDLSKIRIETFPNRTTLKAHHFGTYTSGVSEAWEEVHKWCESRNLIDSHSLFLGIPRNNPYITPPEKCRYDCHITIRDSISDSISADDTSKFVGGKHVVYEFDEPADYSERNLIIDCYSELYSYWLPRSGYKYLSNPVEVIQIQQNKNTLQRESKIKAIALAIEPK, from the coding sequence ATGAATGTTGAGTGGGAGCAACGAAAACAAATATTCAAAGTCTTGGAGTATATTGAAGAGCATGTAGAGGATTCATTGCCATTAGAGAAACTGGCTGTCATCTCTACATATTCTCCTTTTCATTTTCAGCGAATTTTTAAAAGTATTGTGGGAGAAACACCAGCAGCTTACGTAAAAAGATTTCGATTGGAAAACGCAGCACATCGACTGATCTATGAAACCTATATCCCTATCACTCAGGTTGCGATGTTGTGTGGTTTCTCATCTTTATCGTATTTCACATATTCTTTTCAATCCTATTTCAAGACGAGCCCGAAGAACTGGCGGGAAGGAGCTTATCTTCAGCAATTTCCTCGGGAATATGAAGATAGCAAGAAATCTAAACAAGTTCGCAACCCTTCGAAAGTAATGGAGATCAATGCTCCTTATAATGAGTTTAAATGGCTAGATTTATCTAAAATAAGAATCGAAACTTTTCCAAACCGTACTACGTTGAAAGCTCATCATTTTGGGACGTATACGAGCGGGGTTTCTGAAGCTTGGGAAGAAGTTCATAAATGGTGTGAATCAAGAAATTTAATCGATTCACATTCGTTGTTTCTTGGAATACCGCGAAACAATCCATACATCACGCCTCCTGAAAAATGTCGGTATGATTGTCACATTACGATCAGAGACTCAATCTCTGATTCCATATCGGCTGATGATACATCTAAATTTGTTGGTGGAAAGCATGTGGTGTACGAATTTGATGAGCCTGCCGATTATTCAGAACGCAACCTGATCATTGACTGTTACTCCGAACTGTATAGCTATTGGCTGCCAAGAAGCGGCTACAAATATTTAAGTAATCCAGTTGAAGTCATACAGATTCAACAGAACAAGAATACGTTACAACGGGAAAGCAAGATTAAAGCGATTGCCCTAGCCATTGAACCAAAATAA
- a CDS encoding GNAT family N-acetyltransferase has product MYIRKRVPGKDDPFLVDMVVSNFQVRKNVIEMIINMANEVMIVCDSNDTIIGFVCYRFRIGPTIFVDYVVLDTKHQGKGIATSFLPVFESHLMQQGIRNVFGTVDEENTDALKTFQHWGFKVHGQLGSSIVIQKELTSSNAISTPTGVRTKSSVRKLATPPSLR; this is encoded by the coding sequence TTGTATATTCGCAAACGGGTACCTGGTAAGGACGATCCTTTTTTAGTAGATATGGTAGTAAGTAACTTTCAAGTCCGTAAAAACGTGATTGAAATGATTATAAACATGGCCAACGAGGTCATGATTGTCTGTGATAGCAATGACACAATTATCGGTTTTGTATGTTATCGATTTAGAATCGGTCCGACGATTTTTGTGGATTATGTCGTGTTAGATACGAAGCATCAAGGAAAAGGGATCGCAACTTCATTTCTGCCCGTATTCGAGAGTCACCTTATGCAACAAGGTATACGCAATGTATTTGGTACAGTTGACGAAGAGAATACAGATGCTCTAAAGACTTTTCAACATTGGGGCTTTAAAGTTCATGGGCAGCTAGGCTCTAGCATCGTTATCCAAAAAGAACTTACATCGTCTAATGCTATTTCAACGCCGACTGGTGTTCGTACGAAGTCAAGCGTAAGAAAGCTTGCTACTCCTCCATCGCTTCGTTAA
- a CDS encoding MetQ/NlpA family ABC transporter substrate-binding protein produces the protein MKRFKVFISAALLIGILAGCGASGESEKKITLGATVPYSDMLEKGVKPYLEKKGYAVEVKEFNDYVQPNISLKSGSLDANLFQHKVYMDAFSEENDMKLASVITVPTAPIGIYSKKYKSIDEIKPGSTVSLANDPTNLARGLTVLRDNGLIEIDSSANPLRVSEKDVTKNPKNLKFQPVEAAQTPRTLDSVDLAAVNGNFALSSGLDLKDALVKDKLPEDIINRIVVLEKDKNSQLAKDLKAAVESDAFKKVIQSDFEEFHKPDWMNK, from the coding sequence ATGAAACGATTCAAAGTCTTTATATCAGCAGCGCTCTTAATCGGTATTCTAGCAGGGTGTGGCGCTTCAGGTGAGAGTGAGAAGAAGATAACACTCGGCGCAACCGTGCCTTACAGCGACATGCTAGAAAAAGGTGTAAAGCCATATCTCGAGAAAAAAGGATACGCAGTTGAAGTAAAAGAATTCAATGATTATGTACAGCCGAATATCTCTTTAAAGAGCGGTTCGTTAGATGCAAATCTGTTTCAGCATAAAGTGTACATGGATGCTTTTTCAGAAGAGAATGATATGAAACTAGCTTCTGTGATTACGGTGCCTACTGCGCCAATTGGTATCTATTCTAAGAAATACAAGTCAATAGACGAGATTAAGCCCGGAAGCACGGTTTCTCTAGCGAATGATCCAACGAACTTAGCAAGAGGCCTTACTGTTTTGAGAGATAATGGACTGATTGAAATCGATTCTTCCGCAAATCCACTCAGAGTCTCGGAAAAAGATGTCACGAAAAATCCGAAGAACTTAAAATTTCAACCTGTTGAAGCTGCACAAACTCCAAGAACGCTCGACTCCGTAGATCTAGCGGCAGTTAACGGAAACTTTGCTCTATCATCAGGTCTAGATTTAAAGGATGCGCTAGTAAAAGATAAACTTCCAGAAGATATCATCAATCGAATTGTTGTACTTGAAAAAGATAAGAATTCACAGCTCGCAAAAGATTTAAAAGCTGCCGTAGAGTCAGATGCATTTAAGAAGGTCATTCAAAGTGATTTCGAAGAGTTTCATAAGCCAGATTGGATGAATAAGTAA
- a CDS encoding LLM class flavin-dependent oxidoreductase, which yields MGKKILLNAFEMTSAMHNSHGLWKHPENKRQRSYKDLNYWIDYAKLLERGKFDAVFFADVLGVYDVYKQSKTPSIQDGLQVPLNDPALLVSAMASVTENLSFAVTVSTTYEQPFGNARRFSTLDHLTNGRIAWNVVTSYLPNAARNFGLQNMIKHDERYNIADEYLDVSYKLWESSWEDGAVVEDVENNKLVDPEKVHEINHEGQYFSVEGPHLSEPSLQRTPVIYQAGTSERGRDFAAKHAECIFVGGPTPERIRFYVDDIRKRAIKHGRNPENLKIFSFLNVVVGRTTEEAEEKFKEYASVWSADAAKAQYGASGYDIAEYEELDPELPFSYNKSTEGGHYKAATLTTDAPKPLTVGEVLNRFESPDRGSFIVGNPEEVADGIQKQFEESGVDGFNLNHLVTPGDLEAFVELVVPVLQERGLYKKEYNRGTLREKLFTPGQPLLPNDHPAARFRPVLTESK from the coding sequence TTGGGTAAAAAAATTTTGTTAAACGCGTTCGAGATGACAAGTGCTATGCACAATTCTCATGGTCTTTGGAAACATCCTGAGAACAAGAGACAAAGAAGTTACAAGGATCTGAACTATTGGATCGACTATGCGAAGCTTTTAGAAAGAGGGAAGTTTGACGCTGTGTTCTTTGCAGATGTGTTAGGGGTTTATGACGTTTATAAACAAAGCAAAACTCCTTCTATTCAAGATGGGCTTCAAGTTCCTTTAAACGATCCAGCATTACTTGTATCGGCTATGGCGAGCGTAACAGAAAATCTATCTTTTGCCGTGACGGTAAGCACAACGTATGAACAGCCGTTTGGGAACGCGCGTCGCTTTTCTACGCTAGACCATCTAACGAATGGGCGAATTGCTTGGAATGTGGTCACTTCTTATCTGCCAAACGCGGCGAGAAATTTTGGGCTGCAGAATATGATCAAGCACGATGAACGATACAACATCGCGGATGAATATTTAGATGTTTCTTATAAACTTTGGGAAAGCAGCTGGGAAGATGGAGCCGTTGTAGAAGACGTTGAGAACAATAAACTGGTTGATCCTGAAAAAGTTCATGAGATCAACCATGAAGGACAATATTTTAGCGTGGAAGGACCTCACTTAAGTGAACCATCTCTTCAGCGTACGCCAGTGATCTACCAAGCTGGAACGTCTGAGCGTGGCCGTGATTTTGCGGCAAAGCATGCGGAGTGTATCTTTGTAGGTGGTCCAACACCAGAGAGAATTCGCTTTTATGTTGACGATATTCGTAAACGCGCTATCAAGCACGGTCGAAATCCAGAAAACCTGAAGATTTTCTCTTTCCTAAACGTGGTGGTGGGGAGAACGACTGAAGAGGCGGAGGAGAAATTCAAAGAATATGCAAGTGTTTGGAGCGCGGATGCTGCAAAAGCGCAGTATGGAGCGAGCGGTTATGATATCGCGGAGTATGAAGAGTTAGATCCGGAACTTCCATTCTCGTACAACAAATCAACAGAGGGCGGACATTATAAAGCCGCCACACTCACTACGGATGCGCCTAAACCGTTAACAGTGGGAGAAGTATTGAATCGCTTCGAGTCTCCTGACAGAGGTAGTTTCATAGTGGGGAACCCTGAAGAGGTAGCGGATGGTATTCAAAAGCAGTTTGAAGAGTCTGGCGTAGACGGTTTTAACCTAAATCACCTTGTAACACCAGGAGACTTAGAAGCTTTTGTAGAGCTTGTTGTACCTGTTCTTCAAGAAAGAGGACTATACAAAAAAGAGTACAACAGGGGCACGCTTCGTGAAAAATTGTTTACACCTGGACAACCTTTGCTGCCTAATGATCATCCAGCGGCTAGATTTAGACCGGTGTTAACGGAAAGTAAATAA